From the Daucus carota subsp. sativus chromosome 8, DH1 v3.0, whole genome shotgun sequence genome, one window contains:
- the LOC108200100 gene encoding uncharacterized protein LOC108200100 yields the protein MEAEAAAKRGYSKSSKLGASSSLKKKRKPLSDLTNSANPNPNSSNSLKKPSNFRSKLLSPALNCSNLSDSSIGSSNFNTPVPGYQGKRKDAGLSVGALMRVKQEIGERTSIPYSAALNFPPVEKTKDKGKATIAAHVEKTKDRGKTTIPAHAENTKSKGKAIIAPRVEKTMEKGKATIVPYAENTKDKGNAVDVAFKVLAGEKTRDKSKGVAGYVSNHALLNQQSEGEGIALSRGNICLESAKDKGKKNDATPCLPSLAKTKDKGKTIVTAAGFPTLKKRKEKGQGVSFSYSCPPPLPKGRHIRNELNGSGDSEPSEFRTDPHMMHKKKRRCMPRDQDTLECILPSDFIEKQRAYFKEVDEFELLEEEASDNEK from the exons ATGGAAGCTGAAGCTGCAGCAAAGAGAGGGTACAGCAAGAGCAGCAAATTGGGTGCTTCGAGTTCgttgaagaagaagagaaagccACTGTCGGATCTTACTAATTCCGCAAATCCTAACCCTAATTCTTCAAATTCATTGAAAAAACCTAGTAATTTCAGGTCTAAACTTCTCTCTCCGGCTCTTAATTGCTCTAATCTATCTGATTCCAGCATTGGTTCCTCAAATTTCAACACCCCTGTTCCtg GTTATCAGGGTAAAAGAAAGGATGCTGGTCTATCAGTCGGTGCTCTTATGCGAGTGAAACAAGAGATTGGTGAAAGAACAAGCATCCCTTATTCTGCTGCTTTGAATTTTCCTCCAGTGGAGAAGACAAAGGATAAAGGAAAGGCTACTATTGCTGCACATGTGGAGAAGACAAAGGATAGAGGGAAGACTACTATTCCCGCTCATGCGGAAAATACAAAGAGTAAAGGGAAGGCTATTATTGCTCCTCGTGTGGAGAAGACAATGGAGAAAGGGAAGGCTACTATTGTTCCTTATGCGGAGAATACAAAGGATAAAGGGAATGCAGTTGATGTAGCTTTCAAAGTTCTTGCAGGAGAGAAAACGAGGGATAAATCGAAGGGAGTAGCTGGATATGTCAGTAATCATGCTTTGCTTAATCAACAAAGTGAAGGGGAAGGTATTGCTTTGTCTCGCGGTAACATTTGTTTGGAGAGTGCAAAggacaaaggaaagaaaaatgACGCTACGCCTTGTTTGCCTTCTCTAGCTAAAACAAAAGATAAAGGCAAAACAATTGTTACAGCTGCAGGTTTCCCGACTCTGAAGAAAAGAAAGGAGAAAGGTCAGGGGGTCTCTTTTTCATATAGTTGCCCTCCTCCTCTGCCTAAGGGTAGACATATTCG GAATGAGCTCAATGGATCTGGAGATAGTGAACCATCTGAATTCCGTACAGATCCTCATATGATGCATAAAAAG AAGAGACGTTGCATGCCGCGTGACCAAGATACTCTAGAATGTATCttaccatcagattttattgagaAACAGAGAGCCTATTTCAAGGAGGTTGATGAGTTTGAACTATTGGAGGAAGAGGCTTCAGATAATGAAAAATAG